One Oncorhynchus clarkii lewisi isolate Uvic-CL-2024 unplaced genomic scaffold, UVic_Ocla_1.0 unplaced_contig_538_pilon_pilon, whole genome shotgun sequence DNA segment encodes these proteins:
- the LOC139401881 gene encoding vasorin-like → MKAFFLPPLTPFLLLLLLRLPGRTLASDCPQDCTCSTPESIFCFQRRSATIPQGVPEPTKNLYLFANGIEALAEEDFVGMESLEMLDLSQNKVTVLPGRVFEPLTSLRNLDLSANQITHLSEESFAGMALLERLYLYSNHIRTIHPAAFHGLEQLLELKLQGNQLTSLPALAMPRLLLLDLRFNTLPSLGSADLQMPNLESLKLAGLGLESLNEDLMASLGNLHELDISGNELGSFPLALRETQGLIYLSLAGNPMGPLKLEDLKNLSELQELDISNLSLQGLPDGFAQLFPHLTKLTVAENPFNCLCTLAWFPGWLRNQGVTLGRTEETRCHFPPLNAGKVLERLEHREFGCPTTTTVTASTVRTSTTMPPPVTTLPSTSPAIPAPGPSEEDNSTGTDSQPPLPDPASPSSSSQEPEVDFLCPSQTCLNGGTCRLDGQGHLECTCPRGFYGTYCENRHHSHPPPDQDHNDNNNYISAATVTADAPDISSRLVTSSSILLDLHRYIKVRPYIRGIRLTYRNLSGPDRRPMQLSVPASYPEYTLRGLRPNSTYTVCASPLGDLSGGDSVCTVAHTAAQQHTATGRQVEDKRLTTMLVPALAILLLLVLIAAAVGMVCYIRRKRAKGHLDLECEPAQLELEGVKAGSNVGGVMPQKQPEPAVVQNGGLEYEVLLIQDHCSPNNNMALSHKPSYF, encoded by the coding sequence ATGAAGGCCTTCTTCCTCCCTCCGCTGAcgcccttcctccttctcctcttgcTCCGGCTCCCTGGCAGGACTCTGGCCAGCGACTGTCCCCAGGACTGCACCTGCTCCACCCCAGAATCCATCTTCTGTTTCCAGCGCCGCTCTGCCACCATACCCCAAGGCGTCCCGGAACCCACCAAGAACCTCTACCTCTTTGCCAACGGCATCGAGGCCCTGGCAGAGGAAGACTTTGTGGGCATGGAGAGCCTGGAGATGCTGGATCTGAGTCAGAACAAAGTCACGGTACTGCCTGGCCGGGTATTTGAGCCTCTGACTTCCCTGAGGAACTTGGACCTCTCAGCCAACCAGATCACCCATCTGTCAGAGGAGAGCTTTGCGGGCATGGCCCTACTGGAGAGGCTGTACCTCTACAGCAACCACATCCGGACTATACACCCTGCCGCCTTCCACGGCCTGGAGCAGCTGCTGGAGCTCAAGCTGCAGGGAAACCAGCTCACCTCGCTCCCCGCCCTAGCCATGCCCAGACTGCTGCTGCTGGACCTCCGCTTCAACACCCTCCCATCCCTGGGGTCAGCCGACCTCCAGATGCCCAACCTGGAGTCTCTGAAGCTGGCCGGCCTGGGCCTCGAAAGCCTGAACGAGGACCTGATGGCCAGCCTGGGGAACCTCCACGAACTGGACATCTCTGGCAACGAGCTGGGCTCCTTCCCCCTGGCGCTGAGGGAGACCCAGGGCCTGATCTACCTGAGCCTGGCCGGGAACCCCATGGGCCCACTGAAGCTGGAGGACCTGAAGAACCTGAGCGAGCTCCAGGAGTTGGACATCAGCAACCTGAGTCTGCAGGGCTTGCCTGACGGGTTCGCACAGCTTTTCCCTCACCTGACTAAGCTGACAGTGGCCGAGAACCCTTTCAACTGCCTGTGCACCCTGGCCTGGTTTCCCGGGTGGCTCAGGAACCAGGGGGTGACTCTGGGCAGGACGGAGGAGACCCGCTGCCACTTCCCTCCCCTCAACGCTGGGAAGGTGCTGGAGAGGTTGGAGCACAGGGAGtttggctgccccaccaccactactgtcACCGCTAGCACAGTCAGAACCAGCACCACCATGCCCCCCCCAGTCACCACCCTGCCTAGCACCTCCCCAGCCATCCCTGCACCCGGGCCCAGTGAGGAGGACAACTCAACTGGGACAGACAGCCAGCCCCCGCTCCCTGACCCTGCctctcccagcagcagcagccaagAACCAGAGGTGGACTTCTTATGCCCCTCCCAGACCTGCTTGAATGGGGGCACCTGTCGGCTGGACGGGCAAGGCCATCTGGAGTGCACCTGCCCTCGTGGCTTCTACGGCACCTATTGCGAGAACCGCCACCACTCCCACCCCCCTCCCGATCAGGaccacaatgacaacaacaaTTACATTTCCGCGGCAACTGTCACCGCCGATGCCCCCGACATCAGCTCGCGCCTGGTGACCAGCTCCTCCATCCTGCTGGACCTGCACCGCTACATCAAGGTCCGGCCCTACATCCGCGGCATCCGTCTAACATACCGCAACCTGTCGGGGCCCGACCGGCGTCCCATGCAGCTCAGCGTCCCCGCTTCCTACCCGGAGTACACCCTGAGGGGGCTGCGGCCCAACTCCACCTACACAGTGTGCGCCAGCCCGCTGGGCGACCTCAGCGGTGGGGACAGCGTCTGCACGGTGGCCCACACAGCGGCCCAGCAGCACACTGCCACAGGGAGGCAGGTGGAGGACAAGAGGCTGACCACCATGCTGGTGCCGGCTCTGGCCATACTGCTGCTCCTAGTCCTGATTGCAGCCGCCGTGGGGATGGTGTGCTACATAAGGAGGAAACGGGCCAAGGGCCACCTGGATCTGGAGTGTGAGCCAGCCCAGCTGGAGCTGGAGGGAGTCAAGGCTGGTTCCAACGTTGGAGGGGTGATGCCCCAAAAGCAGCCGGAGCCGGCTGTGGTTCAAAATGGCGGCCTGGAGTACGAGGTGCTGCTAATACAGGATCATTGCTCGCCGAACAACAACATGGCTCTCTCTCATAAGCCCTCTTATTTCTGA